Proteins encoded by one window of Corynebacterium amycolatum:
- a CDS encoding phosphoglycerate kinase produces MTVKTVKDLINEGIEGRYVLVRSDFNVPLKDGVITDPGRIDASLPTLSALVDAGAKVVVMAHLGRPKGEVKSEFSLAPVAEALSERLEQYVALAGDVSGEDAHERANGLTEGDVLLLENVRFDPRETSKDEAERAEFAAELAALVPDGAFVSDGFGVVHRAQASVFDVAKKLPHYAGNLVQAELEVLRKVAETPEKPYTVVLGGSKVSDKLGVIEALAPKVDSLVIGGGMCFTFLAAKGYAVGASLLQEEMIDTCKDLLDRYGDKIVLPTDVVVADKFAADTENKVVDATEIPEGWMGLDIGPASAEAFGKVLAESKTVFWNGPMGVFEMEAFAAGTREVAQAIIDATTNNGCFSVVGGGDSAAAVRTLGLNEEGFSHISTGGGASLEFLEGKTLPGVSVLED; encoded by the coding sequence ATGACTGTTAAGACTGTCAAAGACCTGATCAACGAAGGTATTGAAGGCCGTTACGTCCTCGTCCGCTCCGACTTTAACGTTCCGCTGAAGGACGGCGTAATCACCGATCCGGGTCGAATCGATGCTTCGCTGCCCACTCTGTCCGCTCTTGTCGACGCCGGTGCCAAGGTCGTTGTTATGGCTCACCTGGGTCGCCCGAAGGGCGAGGTTAAGTCCGAGTTCTCCCTGGCCCCGGTCGCTGAGGCTCTCTCTGAGCGTCTGGAGCAGTACGTCGCGCTCGCCGGTGATGTCTCCGGTGAGGACGCGCACGAGCGCGCTAATGGTTTGACCGAGGGCGATGTACTTCTGTTGGAGAACGTCCGCTTCGATCCGCGCGAGACCTCCAAGGACGAGGCAGAGCGCGCCGAGTTCGCAGCCGAGCTGGCTGCACTTGTTCCGGACGGTGCATTTGTCTCTGACGGTTTCGGTGTTGTTCACCGCGCCCAGGCTTCCGTCTTCGATGTCGCGAAGAAGCTGCCGCACTACGCCGGCAACCTGGTTCAGGCTGAGCTTGAGGTTCTGCGCAAGGTTGCAGAGACCCCGGAAAAGCCGTACACCGTCGTGCTCGGCGGCTCCAAGGTTTCCGACAAACTGGGTGTTATTGAGGCTCTCGCGCCGAAGGTTGACTCCCTGGTCATCGGCGGCGGCATGTGCTTCACCTTCCTGGCTGCCAAGGGCTACGCCGTTGGCGCATCCCTGCTGCAGGAAGAGATGATTGACACCTGTAAGGATTTGCTGGACCGCTACGGCGACAAGATTGTTCTGCCAACCGACGTAGTCGTGGCCGACAAGTTCGCAGCAGACACTGAAAACAAGGTTGTAGACGCCACCGAGATTCCGGAAGGCTGGATGGGCCTGGACATCGGACCGGCTTCCGCTGAGGCATTCGGCAAGGTGCTGGCTGAGTCCAAGACTGTGTTCTGGAACGGCCCGATGGGCGTGTTCGAGATGGAGGCTTTCGCAGCTGGCACCCGCGAGGTTGCACAGGCCATCATCGATGCCACCACTAACAACGGTTGCTTCTCCGTCGTCGGTGGCGGCGACTCCGCAGCGGCAGTACGTACCCTGGGATTGAACGAGGAAGGTTTCAGCCACATCTCCACCGGTGGTGGCGCTTCGCTGGAGTTCCTCGAGGGTAAGACTCTGCCGGGCGTCTCCGTCCTGGAAGACTAA
- the gap gene encoding type I glyceraldehyde-3-phosphate dehydrogenase, whose translation MTVRVGINGFGRIGRNFFRSLLAAGADLEVVAVNDLTDNKTLAHLLKYDSIMGKLDAEVTYDDESLTVNGKRIAAYAERDPKDLPWGEHKVDIVIESTGFFTDANAAKAHIEAGAKKVIISAPAKNEDATFVVGVNHTDYDPEKHNIISNASCTTNCLAPMAKVLDDKFGIERGLMTTIHAYTGDQRLHDAPHKDLRRARAAALNIVPTSTGAAKAVALVLPQLKGLLDGYALRVPTPTGSVTDLTFTAKNEVTVESVNAAIKEAAEGELKGVLGYNEDPIVSKDIEGDPRSSIFDAPLTKVIGDQVKVVSWYDNEWGYSNRLVDLAVYVGERL comes from the coding sequence GTGACGGTTCGTGTAGGTATTAACGGTTTTGGTCGCATTGGCCGCAACTTCTTTCGCTCCCTGCTCGCTGCGGGCGCTGACCTGGAAGTCGTTGCTGTAAACGACCTCACTGATAACAAGACCCTGGCTCACCTGCTCAAGTACGACTCCATCATGGGCAAGCTTGACGCAGAGGTCACCTACGACGATGAGTCCCTCACCGTCAACGGCAAGCGCATCGCCGCATACGCTGAGCGCGACCCGAAGGACCTGCCGTGGGGCGAGCACAAGGTCGACATCGTCATTGAGTCCACCGGTTTCTTCACCGATGCCAACGCTGCCAAGGCTCACATCGAGGCTGGCGCCAAGAAGGTCATCATCTCCGCTCCGGCTAAGAACGAAGACGCAACCTTCGTTGTCGGCGTCAACCACACTGACTACGACCCGGAGAAGCACAACATCATTTCGAACGCTTCTTGCACCACCAACTGCCTGGCTCCGATGGCTAAGGTTCTGGACGACAAGTTCGGCATCGAGCGCGGTCTCATGACCACCATCCACGCATACACCGGTGACCAGCGCCTGCACGACGCTCCGCACAAGGACCTGCGTCGCGCTCGCGCTGCTGCTCTGAACATTGTTCCGACCTCCACCGGCGCTGCAAAGGCAGTTGCTCTGGTTCTGCCGCAGCTCAAGGGCCTGCTGGACGGCTACGCACTGCGTGTTCCGACCCCGACCGGCTCTGTCACCGACCTGACCTTCACTGCTAAGAACGAGGTCACCGTCGAGTCCGTCAACGCTGCCATCAAGGAAGCTGCTGAGGGCGAGCTCAAGGGTGTTCTGGGCTACAACGAGGATCCAATCGTTTCCAAGGACATCGAGGGCGACCCGCGTTCCTCGATCTTCGACGCACCGCTGACCAAGGTCATCGGCGATCAGGTCAAGGTTGTCTCCTGGTACGACAACGAGTGGGGCTACTCCAACCGCCTCGTCGACCTGGCTGTCTACGTCGGTGAGCGCCTCTAA